The sequence GCTGCTGGACGCGAAGGCCAACCAGGACGCCATCGTGACCGAACTCGACCCCGCGGCCATCCGGGCCGACCTGGAAAAAATCAAGGACTCCCTCAAAATCCCCCCGGACCAGTTCTACATCCCCAAACCCGAAGAGGTCCTCTTCACCATCGGCAGCCAGTGGAAGCAGCGCTACCTCGTCCAGAAGGACGGCATGCTCGTCATGGCCCCCATCCAGTACAACACCGACACCGGCCGCTGGGTGAACTACAATGAGGACAAATGGGACAAAAACTCCTGGATCTTGAAGTGCGGCGGCTGCCATGCGACCGGCGTGGACCTGGAGAAAGGCACCTTCGAACCGTCCGTAGGCTGCGAGGCCTGCCACGGTCCCGGCTCCTGGCATGTGGCCTTGCCCAAGAGCGCCCTGTTCGAGAAGCGCCAGACCGTGGTCAACCCAGCCAAGCTGACGCCAGGAGTGGCCGTCCAGATCTGCGGTTCCTGCCACAACCGCGGCAAGGCCACCAAAAACGATAAGGCTGCGTGGCCCGTCGGCTACATGCCCGGCAAGGCCCTGGAGACCTACTTCAAGTCGACGTCTTTCGCCGCAGGCGACAAGCAGCACATGTACGGCAACGAGTTCTCCAAGGCCCACCACCAGCAGTACATCGACTGGAAGCTGTCCAAGCACTACATGGAAGGCGTCGCGTGCACCTCATGCCACTATGTGCACAAGCTCGGAATTTCAGACACCAGGCTGCAGACCAAGGAAGCCGGCTCCAACCAGTGCCTGTCCTGCCACACCCAGCTCAATCAGAACCTGGCGCATTCCATCCACTCGCACGCCAACTGCGTGGGATGCCACATGCCCAGGGTAGTCAAGAGCGCCGAGTCCGGCGACCTGCACAGCCATGTCTTCAAGCCGCTGCTGCCCAAGGAAACCCTGGCCAATCCCGCCATCCCGAATTCCTGCCAGACCTGCCACAAGCACAAGGACGCGGATCTGGCCCAACTGCAGAAGCAGTATGACGCCCTGGCGAGACTCCCAAAGCCCATGGGTCAGTCCATCGGGTTCATCAGTGAAGCCGGAGGGGCGCAGTAACCCCGAGGGAGGTGGATCATGATGCGACTCATCGTCCGACTCGGGCTCGGGATCCTTCTCGCTCTGGCCGCGTGGATCACAGCCGGAGCTCAAGAGGAGCTCTCCCGCGTGACTCACGGGCGCTACGGCGAAATGGAGTCGAGCACCGGGCGCTACGGCGATCACGAAGTCAGCAGCGGCCGGGCCGGAGCCATGGGGAGGCTGCGCGGCGCCGCCAGACCGGAACTGCGCTATAACCCCGCCGCCGGGCCGCGCAACTGGCAGGCCATATTCGCCTGGGACGCCCACGCAGGCGTGCGCAACTACTCCCCGAGCCTGGCTTGCGCGCGCTGCCATGCCGAGCATGCCGTCAACAACAAGCACGTGCTGCGCGGAGCAGTGCAATGCCGACAGTGCCACGGAGGGGAACCCATCGCAGCCGTCAGTTCGGCCGCAAGCCCCCTCAACCCCATGCGCAGGCACGCCTATGCCTGCGCCAAATGCCATCAAGGAGCCAGCGCGTCCTTCGCTTTGTACGTCATCCACGAACCGCCGCCCATGAAAGCGGCGACCCTGGTCACCTTTCCGGAGCTGGCCTGGGCTTTCTGGATCATGACGGGCATCGCGGCGCTGACCTTTGCCCTGTTCCTGCCGCACACCGTCCTCTGGGGACTGCGGGAACTGTTCTCCAAAGCCCCGGCCAAGGAGGGTACGCCATGAGAATACGACGGTTCACACCTGCGCAGCGCGCCTTTCACGCGCTGCTTCTCATTACGTTCCTGTGGCAATCGGCCACCGGCCTGGCCCGGATGTACCACGAGACGGCCTTCGGACAGACCCTGACCGGCCTCCTGGGCGGCCAGGAGAGGGCCCTGGCCCTGCATATCTGGGGAGGGATCGCCATG is a genomic window of Desulfomicrobium baculatum DSM 4028 containing:
- a CDS encoding ammonia-forming cytochrome c nitrite reductase subunit c552 — protein: MERKKRNLILLALAAWIAQLGCMATEPEVNVAQLTSKPKAYVGSEQCKTCHLEHYDSWKMTLHSRMLLDAKANQDAIVTELDPAAIRADLEKIKDSLKIPPDQFYIPKPEEVLFTIGSQWKQRYLVQKDGMLVMAPIQYNTDTGRWVNYNEDKWDKNSWILKCGGCHATGVDLEKGTFEPSVGCEACHGPGSWHVALPKSALFEKRQTVVNPAKLTPGVAVQICGSCHNRGKATKNDKAAWPVGYMPGKALETYFKSTSFAAGDKQHMYGNEFSKAHHQQYIDWKLSKHYMEGVACTSCHYVHKLGISDTRLQTKEAGSNQCLSCHTQLNQNLAHSIHSHANCVGCHMPRVVKSAESGDLHSHVFKPLLPKETLANPAIPNSCQTCHKHKDADLAQLQKQYDALARLPKPMGQSIGFISEAGGAQ
- a CDS encoding cytochrome c3 family protein, with translation MMRLIVRLGLGILLALAAWITAGAQEELSRVTHGRYGEMESSTGRYGDHEVSSGRAGAMGRLRGAARPELRYNPAAGPRNWQAIFAWDAHAGVRNYSPSLACARCHAEHAVNNKHVLRGAVQCRQCHGGEPIAAVSSAASPLNPMRRHAYACAKCHQGASASFALYVIHEPPPMKAATLVTFPELAWAFWIMTGIAALTFALFLPHTVLWGLRELFSKAPAKEGTP